In the genome of Cutibacterium equinum, one region contains:
- a CDS encoding dipeptide ABC transporter ATP-binding protein, giving the protein MTATAHVPTRGATTEPVLQVDNLNVRFKTEDGIVHAVRDLSFDLYPGKALGIVGESGSGKSVTALSIMGLLDPSARTEGKVMLDGINLLDLNDKQMCAHRGKNIAMIFQDPLSSLTPVFSIGRQIGDALRIHNPDWSKKQINDRIIELLKLVGIPSPETRMNSFPHQFSGGMRQRVMIAIAIANNPRILICDEPTTALDVTIQAQILDLIRVAQEETGCAVIFITHDLGILAGLADEMIIMYAGRAVEKAPVGELYEHQWMPYTMGLLAAVPRVDQHRDEALVPIEGTPPNLIEELTACSFAPRCPLAVEACRQGVPALQELAANHLAACVRGEELRDKGLDAREVFQPPTIPKGRFQDIPRSQRETVLAVDNVVRHFPFTKGSIVKRRIGTVRAVDGVSFDIREGECFALVGESGCGKTTTLLEIMDRSSDQTGTITVCGRDNHSKASVRDSRADFQIVFQDPMAALDPRFTVFEVLAEPLQAHGWPPDKVRDRVFELMETVGLVPDMANRFPAQFSGGQRQRIGVARALALKPKLLVLDEPVSALDVSIQAGMINLLDQLRAELGLSYLIVAHDLSVIRHISDRVGVMYLGRMVEIGDTNEVFDDPRHPYTRALLSAIPVPDPQVERNRRHVVLEGDLPSPTDDLPGCPFATRCPQYALLGPDEQKVCSSRRPELVEEGRDRLHACHFPPSGEIGARLPRGRDDRPGHALEKEGD; this is encoded by the coding sequence ATGACAGCCACCGCACACGTGCCCACGCGCGGCGCGACCACAGAACCCGTCCTGCAGGTCGACAACCTCAATGTCCGATTCAAGACCGAGGATGGCATCGTCCACGCGGTCCGAGACCTGTCCTTCGACCTCTATCCTGGCAAGGCCCTGGGAATCGTCGGGGAGTCCGGCTCCGGCAAGTCGGTGACGGCCCTGTCGATCATGGGATTGCTCGACCCCTCCGCTCGCACCGAGGGCAAGGTGATGCTCGACGGCATCAACCTGCTCGACCTGAACGACAAGCAGATGTGCGCCCACCGTGGCAAGAACATCGCGATGATCTTCCAGGATCCGCTGAGTTCGCTGACCCCGGTGTTTTCCATCGGTCGTCAGATCGGTGACGCCCTGCGCATTCACAACCCCGATTGGTCGAAGAAGCAGATCAACGATCGCATCATCGAACTGCTCAAACTGGTGGGCATTCCGTCGCCCGAGACGCGGATGAACTCCTTCCCGCACCAGTTTTCTGGCGGCATGAGGCAGCGCGTCATGATCGCTATCGCGATCGCCAACAACCCGCGTATCCTCATCTGCGACGAGCCGACGACCGCTCTTGACGTCACCATTCAGGCCCAGATCCTCGATCTCATTCGGGTGGCCCAGGAGGAGACCGGCTGTGCGGTCATCTTCATCACCCATGACCTGGGTATCCTCGCCGGCCTGGCTGACGAGATGATCATCATGTATGCCGGTCGTGCCGTCGAGAAAGCCCCGGTTGGCGAGCTTTACGAGCACCAGTGGATGCCTTACACCATGGGTTTGCTGGCTGCAGTGCCGCGCGTTGATCAGCATCGGGACGAGGCTCTGGTGCCAATCGAGGGCACCCCTCCCAATCTCATCGAGGAACTCACGGCCTGCTCCTTCGCGCCACGATGCCCGCTGGCTGTCGAGGCTTGCCGTCAGGGTGTGCCTGCGCTGCAGGAACTCGCTGCCAATCACCTCGCAGCATGCGTTCGTGGTGAGGAACTGCGCGATAAGGGACTCGACGCTCGCGAGGTGTTTCAGCCTCCGACCATCCCCAAGGGACGTTTCCAGGACATCCCTCGCTCCCAGCGGGAGACGGTGCTGGCGGTCGACAACGTCGTGCGGCATTTCCCGTTCACCAAGGGGTCCATCGTCAAGCGACGCATTGGCACGGTGCGAGCCGTCGACGGAGTGAGCTTCGACATCCGAGAAGGGGAGTGCTTTGCCCTGGTTGGCGAGTCCGGGTGCGGCAAGACGACAACCCTGCTGGAGATCATGGACCGTTCCAGCGACCAGACCGGAACCATCACGGTCTGTGGCCGGGATAACCATTCCAAGGCCTCGGTGCGCGATTCCCGCGCCGACTTTCAGATCGTCTTCCAGGACCCCATGGCAGCACTGGATCCCCGGTTCACCGTCTTCGAGGTGCTGGCAGAGCCACTGCAGGCCCACGGCTGGCCCCCGGACAAGGTGCGCGACCGGGTTTTCGAGCTCATGGAGACCGTCGGGCTCGTGCCGGACATGGCCAACCGCTTCCCGGCCCAGTTCTCCGGCGGTCAGCGCCAGCGTATCGGTGTGGCTCGGGCTCTGGCCCTCAAGCCGAAGCTGCTGGTTCTCGACGAGCCGGTCTCGGCCCTCGACGTGTCCATTCAGGCCGGGATGATCAACCTGCTTGACCAGCTGCGCGCCGAGTTGGGGCTGTCGTATCTCATCGTCGCCCACGATCTTTCGGTCATCCGTCACATCAGCGATCGCGTGGGAGTCATGTATTTGGGCCGCATGGTCGAGATCGGTGACACCAACGAGGTCTTCGACGATCCGCGCCATCCCTACACGCGAGCCCTGTTGTCCGCGATTCCAGTCCCCGACCCCCAGGTTGAGAGGAATCGTCGCCACGTCGTCCTGGAAGGGGATCTGCCCTCTCCGACCGACGATTTGCCTGGGTGCCCCTTTGCCACCCGGTGCCCCCAGTACGCCCTATTGGGCCCCGATGAGCAGAAGGTCTGCTCGTCACGACGTCCCGAACTCGTCGAGGAAGGACGTGACCGGTTGCATGCCTGCCACTTCCCGCCGTCGGGGGAGATCGGAGCTCGTCTTCCCCGCGGTCGTGATGACCGTCCGGGGCACGCTCTCGAGAAGGAAGGTGACTGA
- a CDS encoding biotin transporter BioY: MSSRRGFQATDLALIAVFAALIAVLAVIPPIFMVGAVPFALQMIAVMLTPMVLGSVRGGCAIGLYLLVGVLGLPVFSGGKSGVGVLVGPTGGYLWGWLVGAFVAGAVATAVLRRRPSRSMLPVWLFLVALVDLVLVYLCGIVGLMVFAKLSLTAALIANGVLFGLDLVKGILASLIATAVLAAFPRLMP; the protein is encoded by the coding sequence ATGTCGTCACGTAGAGGTTTCCAGGCCACTGACCTGGCACTGATCGCCGTCTTTGCAGCTCTCATCGCGGTGCTCGCCGTCATCCCGCCGATCTTCATGGTCGGGGCGGTGCCCTTCGCCCTCCAGATGATTGCTGTCATGTTGACGCCGATGGTCCTGGGGAGTGTGCGCGGGGGCTGTGCCATTGGCCTGTACCTCCTCGTCGGCGTTCTGGGGCTGCCAGTTTTCAGCGGTGGAAAAAGCGGTGTCGGTGTCCTCGTCGGCCCGACTGGTGGCTACCTGTGGGGTTGGCTGGTGGGAGCCTTCGTCGCCGGTGCCGTGGCGACGGCGGTGCTGCGTCGGCGCCCGTCCAGGTCAATGCTCCCGGTGTGGCTCTTCCTCGTCGCACTCGTGGACCTGGTACTCGTTTACCTCTGCGGCATTGTCGGTTTGATGGTCTTCGCCAAGCTGAGCCTGACGGCAGCCTTGATCGCCAATGGCGTGCTCTTCGGGTTGGATCTGGTCAAGGGGATCCTGGCCAGCCTCATTGCCACTGCGGTGTTGGCGGCCTTCCCGCGGCTCATGCCGTGA
- a CDS encoding class I SAM-dependent methyltransferase, giving the protein MSPKGDGPIPDQDVLEIGAGTGQLAVEMAEAAQPATWTFTLADTSEGMREVAAERVSQRGWTVLDRDYSDPTTTLDDASYDLVVAQMVLHHVKDLVTLLSSVHAMVKPGGSFIAIDLTEEEGREFHVHHGHDGDVDDPDYYHDGFTETAMRQLCARAGFSEMTWSVPLTIKRERHGRIMEFPLFLLKAQR; this is encoded by the coding sequence ATGAGTCCGAAAGGCGACGGCCCGATCCCAGACCAAGACGTCCTGGAGATCGGAGCAGGGACGGGCCAGCTCGCCGTTGAGATGGCCGAGGCGGCCCAGCCGGCGACGTGGACGTTCACCTTGGCTGACACCAGCGAGGGTATGCGCGAGGTAGCGGCCGAGCGAGTGTCACAGCGAGGATGGACAGTCCTCGACCGTGACTATTCAGATCCGACCACTACCCTCGATGACGCCAGCTACGACCTTGTCGTTGCTCAGATGGTTCTCCACCACGTCAAAGACCTGGTCACATTGTTGTCGTCTGTACACGCGATGGTGAAACCTGGTGGATCATTCATCGCCATTGATCTCACCGAGGAAGAGGGGCGCGAATTCCACGTTCATCATGGTCATGACGGTGACGTCGACGATCCGGATTATTATCATGACGGTTTCACCGAGACCGCCATGAGGCAGTTGTGTGCGCGGGCTGGATTCAGCGAGATGACGTGGTCGGTGCCATTGACCATCAAGAGAGAACGACACGGAAGGATCATGGAGTTCCCGCTGTTTCTCCTCAAGGCACAGCGTTGA
- a CDS encoding ABC transporter permease, whose amino-acid sequence MFKYLAKRAVTYLVMAYLATTAAYFLACSYFRPGNLMLDRTPRPTPEQVQHSLATLGLDPTKSVPERYWEWLKGVVLHWDWGRSPDATFVNVEFSHRVWISFALQIVSIILTLVIGIALGVISATHQYSVADRVITGWSYLTYILPAPVAYLLVQLGAIAINQASGSQVFFVTGTYDPTVVGFWPRALDLIKHYIVPTVAMTIFGWAGYQVGQRQYLLDNIATDFVRTARATGLTRSQAIRRHALRVSFIPVAQSIAFTIPAVFTGSFFAESIFNWQGLGMWSIAAIAKQDVNVAVAMVAYGAIVFAVGALLADFSITLVDPRVRFTS is encoded by the coding sequence ATGTTCAAGTACCTCGCCAAAAGGGCCGTGACGTACCTCGTCATGGCCTATCTGGCCACCACCGCAGCCTACTTTCTGGCGTGCTCCTACTTCCGTCCCGGCAACCTCATGCTGGATCGCACCCCGCGCCCGACCCCCGAACAGGTTCAGCACAGCCTGGCCACCCTAGGACTTGACCCGACCAAGTCGGTCCCAGAACGCTACTGGGAATGGCTCAAGGGAGTCGTGTTGCACTGGGACTGGGGCCGCAGCCCGGACGCGACATTCGTCAATGTCGAGTTCTCCCACCGAGTCTGGATCAGCTTCGCCCTCCAGATCGTCTCGATCATCCTCACCCTGGTCATCGGCATCGCTCTGGGAGTCATCTCAGCGACTCATCAGTACTCCGTTGCTGACCGGGTCATCACCGGATGGTCCTACCTGACCTACATCCTGCCCGCACCTGTGGCCTACCTGCTGGTGCAGCTTGGCGCCATCGCCATCAATCAGGCAAGCGGGTCACAGGTGTTCTTCGTGACAGGAACATACGACCCGACCGTGGTCGGGTTCTGGCCACGAGCCCTTGACCTCATCAAGCATTACATCGTGCCGACGGTCGCCATGACGATCTTCGGCTGGGCTGGATATCAGGTGGGTCAGCGTCAGTACCTGCTGGACAACATCGCCACCGACTTCGTGCGAACCGCCCGTGCCACCGGTCTGACCCGCTCCCAGGCGATTCGTCGTCACGCCCTGCGAGTGTCCTTCATCCCCGTGGCTCAGTCGATCGCATTCACCATCCCGGCGGTGTTCACCGGGTCCTTCTTCGCTGAGTCGATCTTCAACTGGCAGGGCCTGGGCATGTGGTCCATCGCTGCCATTGCGAAGCAGGACGTCAACGTTGCGGTGGCGATGGTGGCCTACGGCGCGATCGTCTTTGCGGTTGGTGCCCTGCTTGCCGACTTCTCAATCACCCTCGTCGATCCGAGAGTGAGGTTCACGTCATGA
- a CDS encoding energy-coupling factor ABC transporter ATP-binding protein, with product MIEFNDVGVDVDEYDVEGHHRRVTILSGVDLTVSESRVAVIGPNGAGKSTLLKLVNGLMEATSGTVTVDGIDPKVDGRAARRRVGYIFTNPMSQLVMSTPVADVELSLRQRIRNRDERHHVAMKILADQGLEAIAGRSVHALSGGERQLVSLASVLAVEPSVILADEPTTLLDLRNREMVRHAFERLDQQILCCTHDLELAASFDRVLAVEDGRVVDDGDPETVIAGYRRRMMHLGLSNEG from the coding sequence GTGATTGAGTTCAACGATGTCGGTGTCGACGTCGACGAGTATGACGTCGAGGGCCATCACCGACGAGTGACGATCCTTTCCGGGGTCGACCTCACGGTCTCCGAGAGTCGGGTGGCAGTGATCGGCCCGAACGGAGCCGGCAAGTCGACCCTCCTCAAACTCGTCAACGGGCTCATGGAAGCCACCAGCGGCACCGTCACCGTCGATGGGATCGATCCCAAGGTCGATGGCAGGGCAGCGCGGAGACGGGTCGGTTACATCTTCACCAACCCCATGAGCCAGCTCGTCATGTCGACCCCTGTCGCTGACGTCGAGCTGTCCTTGCGTCAACGCATTCGCAACCGCGATGAACGTCACCATGTTGCCATGAAGATCCTCGCAGATCAGGGGCTGGAAGCCATTGCCGGTCGAAGTGTCCACGCCTTGTCAGGGGGAGAACGCCAGTTGGTGTCCTTGGCGAGTGTTCTCGCCGTGGAACCGTCGGTCATCCTCGCAGACGAGCCGACGACCCTGCTCGACCTGCGCAACCGAGAGATGGTCCGTCACGCCTTTGAACGCCTTGATCAGCAGATCCTGTGCTGCACCCACGATCTGGAACTGGCGGCCTCCTTCGACCGAGTGCTGGCTGTCGAGGACGGCAGAGTGGTCGATGATGGCGATCCAGAAACCGTCATCGCGGGGTATCGCAGACGGATGATGCACCTAGGACTGTCGAATGAAGGCTGA
- a CDS encoding ABC transporter permease — MSGTEPVGELGQLARFDTGPHLGEDVETEKIRGAEDFRPLNKHRIIARRFFRNKLAVVGLCVLVLVVLFTLAVMFFSPYAVNDLDPDVIGAEPPSAHHWLGTNQAGADVLTLLGHGTGLSLLIGLLVGVITPIISVIYGTAMAYFGGIVDRIMLFILETLIMAPAFLLVAIVMAGRSAGWTVLVLMLVIFGWMGTARVIRGMAMTLVNLDYVRSARYMGVSSLRIIWRHLVPNIASLTILNVTTGIWGAILAEVSYSYIGIGIKIPDTSLGLMISQSSDAVSSYPWLFWTPVTMLALITGPLALINDGLRDAFDPSSHAGGHA, encoded by the coding sequence ATGAGCGGAACAGAACCTGTTGGTGAACTCGGACAACTGGCGCGTTTCGACACAGGTCCGCATCTGGGTGAGGACGTCGAGACGGAGAAGATCCGTGGTGCTGAGGATTTCCGTCCTCTCAACAAGCACCGGATCATCGCCCGACGTTTCTTCCGCAACAAGTTGGCGGTTGTTGGTCTGTGCGTCCTTGTCCTGGTCGTACTGTTCACCCTCGCAGTGATGTTCTTCAGCCCCTACGCCGTCAATGACCTCGACCCTGACGTCATCGGTGCTGAACCGCCCAGCGCACATCACTGGCTGGGAACCAATCAGGCCGGAGCCGATGTGCTGACCCTGCTGGGACACGGTACCGGGCTCTCCCTGCTCATCGGCCTGTTGGTCGGCGTCATCACTCCGATCATCTCCGTCATCTACGGCACCGCGATGGCCTATTTCGGGGGCATCGTCGACCGGATCATGCTGTTCATCCTCGAAACCCTCATCATGGCCCCGGCCTTCCTGCTGGTCGCCATCGTCATGGCCGGTCGCAGCGCAGGTTGGACGGTCCTGGTGCTCATGCTGGTGATCTTCGGATGGATGGGTACCGCCCGTGTCATCCGTGGCATGGCCATGACCTTGGTCAATCTCGACTACGTGCGCTCTGCCCGATACATGGGTGTGAGTTCGCTACGGATCATCTGGCGTCACCTGGTGCCCAATATTGCCTCGTTGACGATCCTCAACGTCACGACCGGTATCTGGGGAGCCATCCTCGCCGAGGTCAGCTACTCCTACATCGGTATCGGCATCAAGATTCCCGACACCTCGCTGGGACTCATGATCTCCCAGTCCTCTGACGCCGTCTCGTCGTACCCGTGGCTGTTCTGGACCCCGGTGACGATGCTGGCCCTCATCACTGGCCCCCTCGCACTCATCAACGACGGTCTACGAGACGCCTTCGACCCGAGTTCACACGCAGGAGGACACGCCTGA
- a CDS encoding energy-coupling factor transporter transmembrane component T family protein, translating to MKADASAFLGGYRPGNTLAHRMPVWPKYLLVLVVGVTPFFVKQWWFSVGCLAVAVIIAVVIAKVPARTALSIGAPLWIANALILAYHCVFTTWQRGVIYVAGLLACLYMARLVTCTTDPGALMDAIVAAVRPLRPLGAKPEKFALTLALMWTTIPYLIGSVGQVRQAARARGLERSSWRFLIPMFVGAVGHALEMGEALKARGLGDDE from the coding sequence ATGAAGGCTGACGCCTCGGCCTTCCTGGGAGGTTACCGTCCCGGCAACACCCTGGCCCACCGGATGCCGGTCTGGCCGAAGTATCTGCTCGTCCTGGTGGTCGGCGTCACCCCATTCTTCGTCAAACAATGGTGGTTCTCGGTGGGCTGCCTGGCTGTGGCCGTCATCATCGCCGTGGTCATTGCCAAGGTGCCCGCCCGTACTGCGCTGTCCATCGGTGCGCCGTTGTGGATTGCCAACGCCCTCATCCTCGCCTATCACTGCGTGTTCACCACGTGGCAGCGAGGGGTGATCTACGTGGCAGGTCTGCTCGCGTGTCTCTACATGGCCCGGCTCGTCACGTGTACCACGGACCCTGGCGCCCTCATGGATGCCATCGTCGCGGCGGTGCGCCCGTTGCGTCCTCTGGGGGCCAAACCTGAGAAGTTCGCCCTCACCTTGGCTCTCATGTGGACCACCATTCCTTATCTCATCGGATCCGTCGGACAGGTGAGACAAGCCGCCAGGGCGAGAGGACTGGAGCGCTCCAGCTGGCGCTTCCTCATCCCGATGTTCGTCGGCGCAGTGGGTCATGCCCTGGAGATGGGGGAGGCCCTCAAGGCTCGCGGGCTCGGCGACGACGAGTGA
- a CDS encoding tetratricopeptide repeat protein, whose amino-acid sequence MADSSSPNNGRSGSDRRGPGRHGRSGKSNGRGGWKPKSNGRGGDRRDRRSWADGGDRRNDRRQGRGGESDRRWDDDRTSRREGGRRWDDDRKPRREGGRRWDDDRKPRREGGRRWDDDRKPRREGDSDRPWRDDRGSRRGGQGRDERRADRDDRRRNDRRWDDRRHDRPGGDSPREEKATQVPDEPMAPLDFDEKALPASVRAELRGVPADTAHIIEGHLVAAAELLDEDPAQANAHAQAARRRAPRLPVLREVAAEAAYQAGEYASALNDYRTLRRMTGNDNFLPVMADCERALGRPQAALRLIREGQEADLTPAQQVELVLVQAGVRRDLGQEAEAVRLLRDAVKNLKAPTEATARLHYAYAETLLEHGDSAGARTWFVSADSHDPANFLDSQDRIDMIDGRQPSEDSHDDADDMIFIETDEENDQ is encoded by the coding sequence ATGGCAGATTCTTCCTCCCCCAACAATGGTCGATCCGGTTCAGACCGACGCGGCCCCGGCCGTCATGGGAGGTCCGGCAAGTCGAATGGACGCGGCGGTTGGAAGCCGAAGTCGAATGGCCGAGGCGGGGACCGTCGGGATCGTCGATCGTGGGCCGACGGCGGTGATCGACGCAATGATCGCAGGCAAGGACGCGGGGGAGAATCAGATCGTCGTTGGGATGACGATCGCACATCTCGCCGTGAGGGTGGACGTCGTTGGGACGATGACCGCAAGCCACGCCGTGAGGGTGGACGTCGTTGGGATGACGATCGCAAGCCACGCCGCGAAGGTGGACGCCGTTGGGATGACGACCGCAAGCCACGCCGCGAGGGCGATTCGGACCGTCCCTGGCGAGACGACCGTGGATCGCGTCGGGGCGGCCAAGGTCGAGACGAGCGCAGGGCAGACCGCGATGATCGCCGCCGCAACGACCGCCGCTGGGACGATCGCCGACATGACCGTCCGGGCGGTGATTCCCCGCGCGAGGAGAAGGCGACCCAGGTACCCGATGAGCCGATGGCGCCACTGGACTTCGACGAGAAGGCCCTGCCCGCCTCGGTGCGAGCTGAGCTGCGTGGTGTCCCCGCCGATACCGCCCACATCATCGAGGGGCATCTGGTCGCGGCAGCTGAACTTCTCGACGAGGATCCGGCCCAGGCCAACGCCCACGCCCAGGCTGCGCGTCGACGTGCTCCTCGTCTGCCCGTACTGCGAGAAGTCGCGGCCGAGGCTGCCTACCAAGCCGGTGAATACGCCTCGGCACTCAATGACTATCGAACCCTTCGCCGTATGACCGGTAATGACAATTTCTTGCCTGTGATGGCTGACTGCGAGCGTGCTCTGGGCCGTCCTCAGGCTGCTCTTCGCCTCATCCGCGAAGGCCAGGAAGCTGACCTGACTCCGGCTCAGCAGGTTGAGCTGGTGCTCGTCCAAGCTGGTGTGCGTCGCGATCTTGGCCAGGAGGCCGAGGCGGTGCGCCTGCTGCGCGACGCTGTCAAGAACCTCAAGGCTCCGACCGAGGCGACTGCACGCCTGCACTACGCCTACGCCGAGACCCTGCTCGAGCATGGCGACAGTGCAGGGGCTCGCACCTGGTTCGTGTCTGCCGACAGTCACGATCCGGCCAACTTCCTCGACAGCCAGGACCGCATCGACATGATCGATGGCCGTCAGCCCAGCGAGGATTCTCACGACGACGCAGACGACATGATCTTCATCGAGACGGACGAGGAGAACGATCAGTGA
- a CDS encoding HAD-IIA family hydrolase has protein sequence MSQALIDGHDAALFDLDGVVYLGPHPVPAAPETIAELRRSGVKVGFVTNNAARSAAVVAQHLTDIGIPTQASDVVTSAQAITDLAAQQLPVGAKVLIVGTESLREEARARGLETVESADDDPVAVIQGYDPHIDWSLLEEAGFALQAGARWYAANPDITRPTDRGIVPGIGAQLQVVATTCDIKPVIAGKPYRPLLEATVSRLGCKAPIFVGDRLDTDIRGANAMPMDSLFVFTGAHGVADLLAATPQDRPQHIAADLSGLLEPARTVDMSEGKARCGDAQVSLTADGEIHADTIPDDVSGQLDGVAAMMALVHQADATVPENPATPFDKLH, from the coding sequence GTGAGCCAGGCCCTCATCGACGGACACGACGCAGCCCTGTTCGACCTGGACGGAGTCGTCTACCTGGGGCCCCACCCGGTTCCTGCTGCTCCGGAGACGATTGCGGAACTGCGTCGTAGCGGGGTCAAGGTGGGTTTCGTCACCAACAATGCGGCCCGTTCCGCGGCTGTCGTCGCCCAGCACCTGACCGACATCGGCATCCCCACTCAGGCCAGCGATGTCGTCACCTCGGCCCAGGCGATTACTGATCTAGCTGCCCAACAGTTGCCCGTCGGGGCCAAGGTGCTCATCGTCGGTACCGAGTCTCTGCGTGAAGAGGCGCGAGCTCGCGGACTGGAGACGGTGGAATCGGCTGACGATGATCCGGTTGCGGTCATCCAGGGCTACGACCCCCACATTGACTGGTCGTTGCTGGAGGAGGCCGGGTTCGCCTTGCAGGCCGGAGCCAGATGGTATGCGGCCAACCCGGACATCACCCGTCCCACTGATCGGGGGATCGTCCCCGGCATCGGTGCCCAACTTCAGGTCGTCGCCACGACGTGTGACATCAAGCCGGTCATTGCGGGTAAGCCGTATCGTCCCCTCCTGGAAGCCACGGTGTCGCGTCTTGGGTGCAAGGCGCCGATCTTCGTGGGGGACCGGCTGGACACTGACATCCGCGGCGCCAATGCCATGCCGATGGACTCGTTGTTCGTCTTCACCGGTGCTCACGGCGTCGCTGATCTACTGGCCGCCACGCCGCAGGACCGGCCGCAGCACATCGCAGCGGACCTGTCGGGTCTGCTGGAGCCTGCACGGACGGTCGACATGTCAGAGGGCAAGGCCCGCTGCGGTGACGCCCAGGTCTCACTGACAGCTGACGGCGAGATTCACGCTGACACCATCCCCGACGACGTCTCCGGACAGCTCGATGGTGTGGCAGCCATGATGGCCCTCGTTCACCAGGCAGACGCCACGGTGCCAGAAAACCCTGCAACGCCTTTCGATAAGCTCCATTGA